The genomic segment TACGCCACGCCGGCCATCGCCTACGGGCGGGTCTACCTCGGCAACACCGACGGCTTCGTCTACTCCTTCGCGGCCCGCACGGGCAAGCTGGCCTGGCGCCACCACACCGGCGGCTACGTCTACTCCTCGCCGGCGATCTCCGACGTGCTCGGCGGCACGGTCTACGCCGGGTCCTACGACGGCAAGCTGTACGCCTTCGACGCGCGATCCGGGAGCGTGCGCTGGACGCGCACCGCGGGCGGCAAGATCTCCGGCGGCCCGGTCGTCATCGGCGATCTGGTCTTCTACTCCAACCTGTCGCGCAAGTCGACGGGCGCCGTGGGCGCGGCCACCGGCAAGCTGGTGTGGTCCATGGGCAGCGGCGCCTTCAACCCCGTCATCTCCGACGGCACCCGCCTCTACCTCAACGGCTACTCGACGCTGTACATGCTGGCCGAGCAGGGCCGCAGCTCCTCCGGCACGCTGACCTCGGCCGGCCGCAAGGCCCGCCGCGACCACCTGCGCGCGGCCGCCCAGCGGCGCCACCGGCGCTACGTGGCCCGCCGCGTGGCGGCCCGGCGCGCCCAGGTCCACCGGATCCTCGAGCTGCACCGCCGCCGCATCAAGGTCTGCTTCGGCTCGGGCCGCGACCGCACCTGCCGCCTGCCGCGCCCGCCGGTGTGCTTCGCCAAGGACGGCGGCACGGTCTGCCGGGCCCGCAAGCCGGCCTAGGGGCGGACGGCGACGCCCGCGGCCAGCAGGCGGGCCTTGGCCTCGGCCACGGTGAACTGGCCGAAGTGGAACAGCGAGGCGACCAGCGCGGCGTCGGCGCCGGCGCGCAGGGCGTCGACGAGGTCGTCGAGGTCCCCGGCACCGCCCGAGGCGATCACCGGCACGTCGACGGCCTCGGCGACCGCGGTGGTCAGCGGCAGGTCGTAGCCGTCCTTGGTGCCGTCGCGGTCCATGCTGGTCAGCAGGATCTCCCCCGCCCCGCGCGCCACGCCCTCGCGGGCCCAGGCGATCGCGTCGAGCCCGGTGGGCGTGCGCCCGCCGGCGACGTAGACCTCCCAGCCGGGCGTCCCGTCGATGCCGACCCGCGCCTTGGCGTCGATGGCCAGCACGACGCACTGCGCGCCGAAGTGCTCGGAGAGCTCGTCCAGCAGCTCGGGCCGCGCGACGGCCGCCGAGTTGACCGCCACCTTGTCGGCCCCGGCGTCCAGGACGAGCTGGGCGTCGGCGACCGAGCGGATCCCGCCGCCGATCGTGAAGGGGATGAAGACGTTGTCGGCGGTGCGCCGGGCGAGGTCGACGATCGTGTCGCGGCGCTCGTGCGTCGCGGTGATGTCGAGGAAGACGAGCTCGTCGGCGCCCGCCGCGTCGTAGCGCTCGGCGAGCTCGACCGGGTCGCCGGCGTCGCGCAGGCCCACGAAGTTCGTGCCCTTGACGACGCGCCCGGCGTCGACGTCCAGGCACGGGATGACGCGCTTGAGGTGCACGTCAGTCGGCGGCGGGCACGACCCGGCCGGGCCGCCGGTCGCTGGGCTCGGGCTGCAGCGCCTGCTGGCCCTCGGCGATCGTGAAGCGGCCCTCGTACAGCGCCTTGCCCGCGATGACGCCGCCCAGGTTGACCTGGCGCAGGTCGCGCAGCCCGCGCAGGTCCTCCAGCGACCCGATGCCGCCCGAGTACAGGAAGCGCCCGCGCACGACCTGGGCGATCCGCCGGACCTCATCGAAGTCGATCCCGCCGAGCATGCCGTCGCGGTCGACGTCGGTGTAGACGAAGGAGCGCACGCCGCGGTTCTGCAGGCGCTCGATGACCGCGTCGGCGGGCATCTGGGTCGTCTCCTGCCAGCCCGACGTCGAGACGTGGCCGCCGCGCGTGTCGACCGACACGATCACGCGGTCGCGGAACGCGCCGAGGACGTCGTCGAGGAAGTCGATGTCGTTGAACGCCGCCGTGCCGAGGATCACGCGCTCGGCACCGGCGCGCAGCGCGTCGCGGACGGCCGGCAGCGTCCGCAGGCCGCCGCCGTACTGGACCGGCACGTGGAGCTCGTTCGTGATCTGCTCGAGGTGGTCCAGCGACCGCGGCGCGCCGTAGCGGGCGCCGTCGAGGTCGACGATGTGCAGGAAGCGCGCGCCCGCCTGCACCCAGGCGCGGGCGGCCTCCAGCGGGGAGTCCTCGTAGACGGTGACCTGGTTGAAGTCACCCTTGATCAGCCGGACGGCCTTGCCATCGCTGATGTCGATCGCCGGATACAGGATCACGCTGCTGCTGCCTCCACGGGGGCGCACACGCCGATGAAGTTCGCCAGCAGCGCGATGCCGTCGCGCGAGGACTTCTCGGGGTGGAACTGGGTTCCGAACACGTTGCCGCGGCCGACGACGCTGGCGAACTCGACGCCGTAGTCGCTCATGCCGATCGCGACGTCGTCGTCGGAGGGGGCGGGGACGAAGGAGTGCACGTGGTAGAACGGCGTGGGGTCGGCCAGGCCCTGGCTCAGCGGTGAGGGGCGCACCCAGCGCACCTGGTTCCACCCGATGTGCGGGAGCTTGAGGCCGCGCGGCGCCAGCGGGACGACCTCGCCGGGCAGCAGGCCCAGGCCGTCGGCGCCGCCGTGCTCGGCGCCATGCTCGAAGAGGAGCTGCATGCCCAGGCAGGCGCCGAGCACCGGGACGCCGGCGGCGGCGCGCTCGCGGATCAGCGCGTCGAGGCCCGTGGCCTCCAGGAGGCGCATCGCGGCGGCGAACGCGCCCACGCCGGGGACGACGATCCCGTCGGTGGCACGCAGCGCGTCGTGGTCGCCGGTCAGCACGACGGTCGCCCCCGCGCGCTCGAGGGACTTCTGCATGGAGCGCCGGTTGCCCATGCCGTAGTCGACGAGTCCGATCGTGGCGCTCACTCCGTCAGCGTCCCCTTCGTGGACGGCACGCCGGTCTCCGTCGGGTCGATCGAGACGGCCTCGCGCAGCGCGCGGGCGAAGGCCTTGAACGCGGCCTCGATCATGTGGTGGGCGTTCGTGCCCGTCTCGACGGTGACGTGCAGCGTCATCCGGGCGCCGTTGGCCACGGCCCGGAAGAACTCCTCGGTCAGCTCGTGGTCGAAGTTGCCGGTCCCGCCTGGGGGCAGGTCGGCCTCGAAGGCGAGGTACGGGCGCCCGGAGAGGTCGAGGGCCACGGCGGCGCGCGCCTCGTCCATCGGGACGACGGCGTGGCCGTAGCGCCGGATCCCGGCCCGGTCGCCCAGCGCACGGTCCAGCGCCTGGCCCAGGACGATGCCCGTGTCCTCCACGGTGTGGTGCGCCCCGGTCTCCAGGTCGCCGGTCACGTCGACCTGGAGGTCCAGGCGGCCGTGGCGGGCGAGCAGGTCGAGCATGTGGTCCAGGAAGCCGACGCCGGTCCGGCGCGTCCCCTCCCCCCGGCCGTCGAGGCCGAGCGTCAGCGTGACGTCGGTCTCCTTCGTCGCCCGGGCGATCTCGGCGGTGCGCGTCATCCGCTCGGATTCTCGCGCACCCGCATCGACGCCGCGTGCCGGTCGAACCCCTCGGCCTGCGCGACGGGCGCGCCGGCGCGCGCCAGGGCGCCGGCGGCGTCGCCGATCCGGACCACGCTCATGCGCCGGCGGAAGTGGCGGGTCGACAGCCCGGAGGCGAAGCGGGCGGCGCCGCCGGTGGGCAGCGTGTGGTTCGAGCCGGCGACGTAGTCGCCGAACGCGGTCGCGCTCTGGGACCCGACGAACACGCATCCGGCGCTGCGGACCTCGGTGGCCAGCGCCTCGGCGGCGCCGCCCATGAGCTGGAGGTGCTCGGGCGCGAAGGCCTCCGCGACGGCCAGGCCCGCGGCCGGGTCGGGCACGAGCACGAGGGCGCCCGCGGCGTCCATCCCGGCCGCCTCGGCGTCGACGATCGCGCCGACGGCCTCGCGCAGCGCCGCGTCGTCGGTGACCAGCACGACGATCGTGCCGTCGCCGTGCTCGGCCTGGGCGAGCAGGTCGAGCGCCACGAGCCGCGGGTCGGCGCCGGCCGTGGCCAGCACGAGGACGTCGCTGGGGCCGGCGAAGCCGTCGATGCCGACGTCGCCGGCGACCTGGCGCTTGGCCTCCTGGACGTAGAGCGAGCCGGGGCCGGCGATGACGTCGACCCGGCGCACGGTGTCGGTGCCGTAGGCCAGGGCGGCGACGGCGTGCGCGCCGCCCATGCGCCAGACCTCGTCGGCGCCGCACAGCGCGCAGGCCGCGAGGATGACGGGGTGGGCGCCGGGGGCGCAGACGACGACCTCGTCGACACCGGCGGCACGGGCGGTCACCACGCCCATGACGACCGTCGACGGGTACGGGTTGCGCCCGCCCGGCGTGTAGATCGCGGCGCGGCGGACGGGGACCTCGCGCAGCGTGACCGTCTGGCCCTCGGGCAGCGCGACGTCGAGGTCGTCGGCCATGCCGGCCTCGGCGACGGCGCGGACGTTGCGCACCGCGACCTCCAGCCCCGTGCGCACGGCGGGATCCAGCGCGGCCAGCGCCTCCTCGCACTCGTGGCGCTCCACGCGCAGCGGCCCGTCGACGCGGTCGAAGCGCTCCACGTACTCCATGAGCGCGGACTCGCCGCGGGCGCGGACCGACGCGACGATCTCGCTGACCGTGCCCGACACGGAGACGCCGGGCGGTGCGAGCGCCCGCAGGGACGCGGCGGCAGCGACCGGATCGCCGTCGACCTGCACCCGCGCGACGTTCATGCCGTCACGGTCCCGCCGGCGGCCCGCATCCGGGTGACGAGCTCGTCGATGGCGGCGGCCTTGAGCTTGTGCGCCACGGGGTTGGCGATGAGCCGCGCCGTGGACCGCTCGATCTCCTCGCGGATGACGAGGCCGTTCTCGCGCAGCGTGGTGCCCGTGGCGGTGAGGTCGACGATGGCCTCGACCAGGCCGGTCAACGGGGCCAGCTCGACGGAGCCCTTGACCTCGACGATCTCGGCCTGGCGCCCCGTGGCGTCGAAGTAGCGCGCGGCCGTCTTGGGGTACTTCGTGGCCACGCGCATGACCCCCAGGCGCCGCAGCGCCTCGGCGGCCGGGTCGGGCTCGGAGGGCGGGGTGGCGATCGTGGCCAGGATCATCCGGCACGGGCCGTAGCCCAGGTCGAGCAGCTCGACGACCTGGCGCTCGTCCTGCTCGGTCAGCACGTCCTTGCCCGTGATGCCGACGTCGGCGGCACCGGCCTCGACGTACGTCGGCACGTCGGAGGGGCGCATGGTGACGATCCCGACGTCGTCGAAGAGCAGCTTGCGGTCGTTGGCCCGCACCTCGCTGGTGTCGACGCCGACGGCGTCCAGGAGCGTGAGCGTGTCGCCCAGCAGCGCGCCGCGCGGGACGGCGATGGTCAGCGCCGGGGTCGTCATCCCGTTCCCCGTTCCTCGCCGGCCAGCGCCAGGTGCAGGCGGTCGACGTGCAGCGCGAAGCCCACGGCGGGCAGCGGCCGGCCGAAGCGCGCGAGCAGGTCGTCGTAGCGCCCGCCGCCACCCAGCGGCTCGCCGAGGGCGGGGTCCAGGACGTCGAAGACCGAGCCGGTGTAGTAGCCCAGGCCGCGGGCCAGGCCGAGGTCGAGCACGATCCGCTGCGCGACGTCGGCGCCCAGGCCGCCGAGCACCGCTCGCAGGCCGTCGGCCTCGCCGCCGGTCACCTCGTCGAGGACCTCGGGGCCACCGCGCAGCTGCGGCACGCGCACGAGCGCGTCGTGCAGCCCACGCGCATCGACCTCGTTCTCCAGTCGCACGAAGTCGCGCGCGTGCAGCGCCGCCAGCAGCACGTCGCGCACGTCGGCGGGCACGTCGAAGGTGTCCAGGAGCGCCGGGTACAGCGCGGCCGTGCCGAGCGCGATCCGGTAGCCGACGAGCCCGACGGCGTCCAGGGCCTCGCACAGGACGGTCAGCGCCTCGACGGTCCCGTCGGGCCCGGGGGCGCCCACGAGCTCGATGCCGGCCTGCAGGAACTCGCGCATCTGGCCACGGTGCGGGCGTACGCCGCGGTAGGCGTGGGCGAAGTAGGAGAAGCGGAGCGGCGGCTCCGCCGTGGCGTAGCGCGTCGCCACCACCCGCGCGATGGGCACGGTCATGTCCGGGCGCAGGGCCATGACCTGGCCGTGGTCGTCGAAGACGCGGTAGGCCGGGTCGACCCCGGTCTCGCCGCGGCGCAGGACGTCCTCGAACTCGATCGTGGGGGTCCAGACCTCGCCGTAGCCGCGCCGGTCGAAGACGGCGCGCATCGCCTCGGTGATGGCGCGCAGCTCCCGCATCTCGTCGGGCAGCACGTCGCGGGTGCCGCTGGGCGTCGGGTGGATCATCGCGACCCGGGAGCCTACGAGGTCGACCGCGAGTGGGGAGAGCCGCCTCCGGGCGAGCGCGGCAGACGCCGGCCCCGAACCCGCGGCCCTAGGCCGCGACCGGGTGCTCGGCGACGCGCTCGATGCTGGCGCCGAGCTCGCGCAGGCGCTCGTCGATCCGCTCGTAGCCGCGATCGATCTGGCGGATGTTGCCGATCTCCGTCGTCCCCTCCGCACACAGGGCCGCCAGCAGCACGGCCATGCCGGCCCGGATGTCGGGCGACTCGACCCGCGCGGCGCGCAGGCGCCGAGGCCCGTGCACGAGCGCGCGGTGCGGGTCGGCGATGAAGATGTTGGCGCCCATCGAGATGAGCTTGTCGCAGAAGAACAGGCGCGACTCGAACATCCACTCGTGGACGAGGACCTCGCCCTCGCTCTGCGTGGCCAGGGCCACCGCGATGGATGTCAGGTCGGCCGGGAAGGCCGGCCACGGCCCGTCCTGGACCTTGCTGGTGTGCTCGCCGAGGTCGCGCTCGACGACGAGCTTCTGGCCGCCGGGAACCAGGACGTCGGCGCCGTCGATGCG from the Baekduia soli genome contains:
- the hisD gene encoding histidinol dehydrogenase yields the protein MNVARVQVDGDPVAAAASLRALAPPGVSVSGTVSEIVASVRARGESALMEYVERFDRVDGPLRVERHECEEALAALDPAVRTGLEVAVRNVRAVAEAGMADDLDVALPEGQTVTLREVPVRRAAIYTPGGRNPYPSTVVMGVVTARAAGVDEVVVCAPGAHPVILAACALCGADEVWRMGGAHAVAALAYGTDTVRRVDVIAGPGSLYVQEAKRQVAGDVGIDGFAGPSDVLVLATAGADPRLVALDLLAQAEHGDGTIVVLVTDDAALREAVGAIVDAEAAGMDAAGALVLVPDPAAGLAVAEAFAPEHLQLMGGAAEALATEVRSAGCVFVGSQSATAFGDYVAGSNHTLPTGGAARFASGLSTRHFRRRMSVVRIGDAAGALARAGAPVAQAEGFDRHAASMRVRENPSG
- the hisB gene encoding imidazoleglycerol-phosphate dehydratase HisB translates to MTRTAEIARATKETDVTLTLGLDGRGEGTRRTGVGFLDHMLDLLARHGRLDLQVDVTGDLETGAHHTVEDTGIVLGQALDRALGDRAGIRRYGHAVVPMDEARAAVALDLSGRPYLAFEADLPPGGTGNFDHELTEEFFRAVANGARMTLHVTVETGTNAHHMIEAAFKAFARALREAVSIDPTETGVPSTKGTLTE
- the hisF gene encoding imidazole glycerol phosphate synthase subunit HisF, whose product is MHLKRVIPCLDVDAGRVVKGTNFVGLRDAGDPVELAERYDAAGADELVFLDITATHERRDTIVDLARRTADNVFIPFTIGGGIRSVADAQLVLDAGADKVAVNSAAVARPELLDELSEHFGAQCVVLAIDAKARVGIDGTPGWEVYVAGGRTPTGLDAIAWAREGVARGAGEILLTSMDRDGTKDGYDLPLTTAVAEAVDVPVIASGGAGDLDDLVDALRAGADAALVASLFHFGQFTVAEAKARLLAAGVAVRP
- the hisG gene encoding ATP phosphoribosyltransferase, with the translated sequence MTTPALTIAVPRGALLGDTLTLLDAVGVDTSEVRANDRKLLFDDVGIVTMRPSDVPTYVEAGAADVGITGKDVLTEQDERQVVELLDLGYGPCRMILATIATPPSEPDPAAEALRRLGVMRVATKYPKTAARYFDATGRQAEIVEVKGSVELAPLTGLVEAIVDLTATGTTLRENGLVIREEIERSTARLIANPVAHKLKAAAIDELVTRMRAAGGTVTA
- the hisH gene encoding imidazole glycerol phosphate synthase subunit HisH, which produces MSATIGLVDYGMGNRRSMQKSLERAGATVVLTGDHDALRATDGIVVPGVGAFAAAMRLLEATGLDALIRERAAAGVPVLGACLGMQLLFEHGAEHGGADGLGLLPGEVVPLAPRGLKLPHIGWNQVRWVRPSPLSQGLADPTPFYHVHSFVPAPSDDDVAIGMSDYGVEFASVVGRGNVFGTQFHPEKSSRDGIALLANFIGVCAPVEAAAA
- a CDS encoding ATP phosphoribosyltransferase regulatory subunit — its product is MIHPTPSGTRDVLPDEMRELRAITEAMRAVFDRRGYGEVWTPTIEFEDVLRRGETGVDPAYRVFDDHGQVMALRPDMTVPIARVVATRYATAEPPLRFSYFAHAYRGVRPHRGQMREFLQAGIELVGAPGPDGTVEALTVLCEALDAVGLVGYRIALGTAALYPALLDTFDVPADVRDVLLAALHARDFVRLENEVDARGLHDALVRVPQLRGGPEVLDEVTGGEADGLRAVLGGLGADVAQRIVLDLGLARGLGYYTGSVFDVLDPALGEPLGGGGRYDDLLARFGRPLPAVGFALHVDRLHLALAGEERGTG
- the hisA gene encoding 1-(5-phosphoribosyl)-5-[(5-phosphoribosylamino)methylideneamino]imidazole-4-carboxamide isomerase, encoding MILYPAIDISDGKAVRLIKGDFNQVTVYEDSPLEAARAWVQAGARFLHIVDLDGARYGAPRSLDHLEQITNELHVPVQYGGGLRTLPAVRDALRAGAERVILGTAAFNDIDFLDDVLGAFRDRVIVSVDTRGGHVSTSGWQETTQMPADAVIERLQNRGVRSFVYTDVDRDGMLGGIDFDEVRRIAQVVRGRFLYSGGIGSLEDLRGLRDLRQVNLGGVIAGKALYEGRFTIAEGQQALQPEPSDRRPGRVVPAAD